A single genomic interval of Legionella israelensis harbors:
- the map gene encoding type I methionyl aminopeptidase encodes MAVTIKTPEEIEKMRVAGRLAAEVLQMIEPYVIPGVTTDELNNICHDYIVNTQKAIPAPLDYHGFPKSICTSINHVVCHGIPGKKRLKEGDIINIDVTVIKDGFHGDTSKMFFVGKPSIKALHVVKIAHECLFIGINMVKPGVRLGDIGHAIQQHAEKNRCSVVREYCGHGIGRIFHEDPQVLHYGTPGTGEILRSGMTFTIEPMVNIGKHHTRLLPDNWTVVTKDHSLSAQWEHTLLVTEDGVEILTLRDEER; translated from the coding sequence ATGGCGGTAACAATTAAAACTCCTGAAGAAATTGAAAAAATGCGAGTGGCAGGTCGTCTTGCTGCTGAAGTTTTACAAATGATAGAACCCTATGTCATACCAGGTGTAACCACCGATGAATTAAACAATATCTGTCATGATTACATCGTAAATACTCAAAAAGCCATACCTGCCCCTTTGGATTATCATGGTTTTCCAAAATCAATCTGCACATCTATTAATCATGTTGTCTGCCACGGGATACCTGGAAAAAAAAGACTAAAAGAAGGGGATATTATTAACATTGATGTAACAGTCATTAAGGATGGCTTTCATGGCGATACAAGCAAAATGTTCTTTGTAGGTAAGCCTTCTATTAAAGCTCTTCATGTTGTCAAAATAGCTCATGAGTGCCTTTTTATTGGCATAAATATGGTGAAGCCCGGTGTTCGGCTTGGCGATATTGGACATGCTATCCAACAGCATGCAGAAAAAAATCGATGCTCCGTCGTAAGAGAATATTGCGGTCATGGTATTGGTCGCATTTTTCATGAAGATCCGCAAGTTCTTCATTACGGCACTCCGGGAACAGGCGAAATTTTACGTTCTGGAATGACTTTTACTATTGAACCAATGGTTAACATTGGCAAACATCATACGCGTTTATTACCAGATAATTGGACCGTAGTAACCAAAGATCACAGTTTGTCTGCCCAGTGGGAGCACACTTTACTGGTTACCGAGGATGGGGTCGAAATTTTGACCTTACGTGATGAAGAACGATAA
- the glnD gene encoding [protein-PII] uridylyltransferase, with translation MKNDNRQLKKNLRQFKNELCNELREHGSIQVITRKLVHFIDELLIALFQKNNLHVDNAFCLIALGSYGRRELQLYSDIDLLLLHTNDINESSLDHAQSFIQDCWDIGLETSHQFTTVKHCADLASNDLSVISSIMDMHLLCGRANLMEELIYQTHPLHMWPSKEYFFAKQEEQNKRYKKYDETAYNLEPNVKNGPGGIRDLQILLSISKRHFNIKKLADGIYSGFILDKEYEELVSCQHFLWRVRFALHMLAGKKEDRLLFDHQIRLAEFFGYKDKPHSLAIEQFMKTYFKIIKRSRELNEMLLQWFAEVIIEHPKQRLISLDNEFQLSNHYIEAKNARVFRQRPHAILSLFLWIAKKPEIKGVRASSIRLIRQSLYLINTPFRNAKISTELFMNILKAEEPYEALQRMNRYGVLARYLDCFATVTGQMQYDLFHVYTVDQHTMFVIRNISRFKQEAFFSSYPLCSNLFPTLKKPEILYLAALFHDIAKGRNGDHSVLGAIEAEHFAQHHRLDRDNTHLLTWLVQNHLLMSITAQRKDIYDPKTITEFCKLMPHRDYLDYLYLLTVADICATNPKLWNAWKDSLLKELYHAANDLMKKEKTSFDESSLITVRQQIAMDLLSQEDIDQQKVQKLWSTFKGKYFLHESPDVIVRHTKAILNCKTFPLILIMPHHTQGGTEIFIYMPHKDERFIITTTVLSNFNMTIQEASIITCDNAYDLDTYIILDDQDRAFLDKQKTESIKKALFDSLVSTSDQLPVISRKRISRAHAHFKFKPEISFDEDHLNQQTSLFLVTNDRPGLLARISRVFFNLKIHLHNAKIATAGERVEDTFYITNQHGHMLNQNEKEALKQELSILAH, from the coding sequence ATGAAGAACGATAACAGGCAATTAAAAAAAAATCTCCGACAGTTCAAAAATGAATTGTGTAATGAATTACGTGAGCATGGAAGTATTCAAGTTATCACACGAAAACTTGTCCATTTCATAGATGAATTACTCATCGCTTTGTTTCAAAAAAACAACTTACATGTAGATAATGCATTTTGTCTGATTGCTCTCGGCAGTTATGGCAGACGTGAATTACAGCTTTATTCTGATATTGATTTACTGCTATTACATACGAATGATATCAATGAGTCATCCCTGGATCATGCCCAATCTTTTATTCAGGACTGTTGGGATATAGGGCTTGAAACCAGCCACCAGTTCACAACCGTGAAACATTGTGCCGATTTAGCCAGCAATGATTTAAGCGTGATTTCCAGCATCATGGACATGCACCTGCTTTGTGGCCGGGCTAATTTAATGGAAGAATTAATTTATCAAACCCATCCATTACATATGTGGCCTAGCAAAGAGTATTTTTTTGCCAAGCAAGAGGAACAGAACAAGCGATACAAAAAATACGATGAAACCGCTTATAATCTTGAACCTAATGTTAAAAATGGTCCTGGCGGAATAAGAGACTTACAGATATTACTCAGCATATCCAAACGACATTTTAATATTAAAAAACTCGCTGACGGTATTTACAGTGGCTTTATTCTGGATAAGGAATACGAAGAACTTGTTTCATGTCAACATTTTCTCTGGCGAGTCCGTTTTGCCTTGCACATGCTTGCGGGGAAAAAAGAAGACCGCCTGCTTTTTGATCATCAAATCAGGCTTGCTGAATTCTTTGGTTACAAAGACAAACCACATTCTCTTGCCATTGAACAGTTTATGAAAACGTATTTTAAAATCATCAAGCGAAGTCGGGAATTGAATGAAATGCTGCTCCAATGGTTTGCAGAAGTCATTATTGAGCACCCTAAACAACGGTTAATCAGCCTTGATAACGAATTTCAACTATCCAATCATTATATTGAAGCTAAAAATGCGCGGGTTTTTCGACAACGTCCTCATGCCATTCTTTCCTTGTTTCTCTGGATTGCCAAAAAACCTGAAATTAAAGGCGTTCGAGCCAGCTCGATACGATTAATTCGTCAATCCCTTTATTTAATCAATACGCCCTTTCGAAATGCAAAAATATCAACTGAATTATTCATGAATATTCTTAAAGCAGAGGAACCTTATGAAGCCTTGCAACGCATGAACCGTTATGGTGTTTTAGCCCGATATCTTGACTGTTTTGCAACCGTAACGGGACAAATGCAATATGATCTTTTTCATGTTTACACAGTCGATCAGCATACGATGTTTGTGATTCGTAATATTTCCCGCTTTAAACAGGAAGCTTTTTTCAGTAGTTATCCTCTGTGCTCTAATCTTTTCCCCACTCTCAAAAAACCTGAAATTCTTTATCTTGCTGCCTTGTTTCATGATATTGCCAAGGGACGAAACGGCGATCATTCCGTATTAGGCGCCATAGAAGCTGAGCATTTCGCTCAACATCACAGACTTGATAGAGACAATACACATTTACTGACATGGCTTGTTCAAAATCATCTGCTTATGTCAATCACTGCTCAACGCAAAGATATTTATGATCCAAAAACCATCACTGAATTTTGCAAATTGATGCCCCATCGAGATTACCTCGATTATCTTTATCTGCTGACCGTAGCTGATATCTGCGCCACTAATCCAAAACTGTGGAATGCCTGGAAAGATTCATTGCTCAAGGAACTGTACCATGCAGCAAATGACTTGATGAAAAAAGAAAAAACCTCATTTGATGAATCATCCCTCATTACCGTGCGCCAACAAATTGCTATGGATTTACTGAGCCAAGAAGATATTGATCAGCAAAAAGTGCAAAAACTATGGTCAACGTTTAAAGGTAAATATTTTTTACATGAATCACCAGATGTGATTGTCCGTCACACCAAAGCAATATTGAATTGCAAGACCTTTCCCTTGATTTTAATCATGCCGCACCATACTCAAGGAGGAACCGAAATATTTATTTACATGCCACATAAAGATGAGCGATTCATTATAACAACCACGGTACTCAGCAATTTCAATATGACCATCCAGGAAGCCTCGATCATCACCTGTGATAATGCCTATGATTTAGATACTTACATCATACTTGATGATCAGGATAGAGCTTTTCTAGATAAACAAAAAACTGAAAGCATAAAAAAAGCTTTATTCGATTCTCTGGTATCTACGTCTGATCAGCTACCTGTTATTTCTCGAAAAAGAATTTCTCGAGCTCATGCGCATTTTAAATTTAAACCAGAAATTAGCTTTGATGAGGATCATTTAAATCAGCAAACCTCCCTTTTTTTAGTGACCAATGACAGACCGGGTCTTTTAGCAAGAATCAGTCGTGTTTTTTTTAATTTAAAAATACATTTGCATAACGCCAAGATTGCAACTGCGGGGGAGCGCGTGGAAGATACCTTCTATATTACCAATCAGCATGGACATATGCTCAATCAAAATGAGAAAGAGGCTTTAAAACAGGAATTAAGTATACTCGCCCATTAA
- the tadA gene encoding tRNA adenosine(34) deaminase TadA — translation MSDRYWMKQAYELALKAQRQNEVPVGAVLVDENHRLLGQGYNTVLKHHDPTAHAEIIAVREAARSLGNYRLLNTTLYVTLEPCPMCAGALVQARIKRLVFATRDFKTGAAGSIFNLAHNLLLNHRIQIDEGPMQYECASLLTDFFAVRS, via the coding sequence ATGTCGGATCGATATTGGATGAAGCAGGCTTATGAACTTGCTCTTAAAGCACAACGTCAAAATGAGGTTCCGGTAGGTGCCGTGCTTGTTGATGAAAATCATCGTCTACTGGGGCAAGGTTATAATACCGTTTTAAAACATCACGACCCCACAGCTCATGCAGAAATTATTGCCGTCAGAGAAGCTGCTCGTTCGCTTGGAAATTATCGGCTTTTAAATACAACTCTTTATGTCACTTTAGAACCATGCCCGATGTGTGCGGGTGCCTTGGTCCAGGCCCGCATTAAACGTTTGGTCTTTGCTACCCGGGATTTCAAGACAGGAGCTGCGGGCTCGATTTTTAATTTGGCACATAATTTGCTGTTAAATCATAGAATCCAGATTGATGAAGGACCTATGCAGTATGAGTGTGCATCACTCTTAACGGATTTTTTTGCTGTTCGTTCGTAG
- the guaA gene encoding glutamine-hydrolyzing GMP synthase, whose translation MKTKFKEQPILILDFGSQYTQLIARRIREMGVYCEIYPYFIEKKQFLEMNPRGVILSGGPSTVTQINNPRAPEWLFKTSLPILGICYGMQTMAVQLGGEVQISSLREFGYAELRLHGHSHLLSDIEDRADENGNALLDVWMSHGDKVTALPQGFKIICETQNAPIAGMADESRHWYGLQFHPEVTHTLQGLRILQRFVVDICKASTTWTAGHIIEESVDLIRQQVGKDKVLLGLSGGVDSSVVAALLHKAIGDQLVCVFVDTGLLRQNEAEQVMLMFAQHMGIHVIAVHAEDQFLSALEGVTCPEEKRKRIGRTFIEVFEKEAEKIPRVKWLAQGTIYPDVIESAGGHSNPSTVIKSHHNVGGLPEKLNLKLLEPIRQLFKDEVRKVGLELGLPYDMVYRHPFPGPGLGVRILTEVKKEFADILRQADAIFIEELYAADLYHKVSQAFAVFLPVKSVGVMGDGRRYDYIICLRAVETVDFMTAHWAHLPWDFLGKVSNRIINEVEGVSRVTYDISGKPPATIEWE comes from the coding sequence ATGAAAACAAAATTTAAAGAGCAACCCATTCTTATCCTTGATTTTGGTTCACAATATACACAGCTCATTGCACGACGAATTCGCGAAATGGGGGTATATTGTGAAATATATCCTTATTTTATTGAAAAAAAGCAATTTTTAGAAATGAATCCCCGCGGTGTCATTTTATCGGGAGGTCCTTCAACCGTTACCCAGATTAACAATCCCCGAGCACCTGAGTGGTTGTTTAAAACCAGTCTTCCTATACTTGGCATTTGTTATGGAATGCAAACAATGGCCGTTCAGTTAGGAGGCGAGGTACAAATCTCTTCTTTGCGCGAGTTTGGTTACGCAGAATTGCGTTTGCATGGCCATAGCCATTTATTGAGCGATATTGAGGACAGAGCCGATGAAAACGGCAATGCACTGCTGGATGTATGGATGAGTCATGGGGATAAAGTGACTGCTTTACCTCAGGGATTTAAAATCATTTGTGAAACGCAGAATGCACCTATAGCTGGCATGGCTGATGAATCTCGTCATTGGTATGGCCTGCAATTTCATCCGGAAGTGACGCATACCCTTCAGGGCTTAAGAATTTTACAACGATTTGTAGTCGATATTTGCAAAGCTTCAACTACATGGACCGCAGGCCATATTATTGAAGAATCTGTTGATCTTATCAGACAGCAAGTGGGTAAAGATAAAGTATTGCTGGGTTTATCAGGTGGAGTAGACTCCTCTGTAGTAGCTGCTCTACTGCATAAAGCTATCGGTGATCAGCTGGTTTGCGTATTTGTTGATACTGGCCTTTTAAGACAGAATGAAGCCGAGCAGGTGATGCTGATGTTTGCTCAGCATATGGGCATTCATGTGATTGCTGTCCATGCAGAGGATCAGTTTTTATCCGCTTTAGAAGGTGTCACCTGTCCCGAAGAAAAAAGAAAGCGGATTGGACGAACATTTATAGAAGTGTTCGAGAAGGAAGCTGAAAAAATCCCCCGTGTAAAATGGCTCGCACAAGGGACTATTTATCCGGATGTTATCGAGTCGGCAGGAGGACACTCCAACCCCTCCACAGTGATCAAGTCTCATCATAATGTAGGTGGGTTGCCGGAGAAATTGAATTTAAAGCTGTTAGAACCTATACGTCAGCTTTTTAAAGACGAAGTACGTAAAGTGGGACTTGAGCTGGGACTGCCTTATGATATGGTTTACCGACATCCTTTTCCAGGCCCTGGATTGGGTGTGCGGATATTGACAGAAGTAAAAAAGGAATTTGCTGATATCTTGCGTCAGGCCGATGCAATATTTATCGAAGAATTGTATGCTGCGGATCTATACCATAAAGTCAGCCAAGCTTTTGCTGTTTTTCTGCCGGTTAAAAGTGTGGGGGTAATGGGAGACGGTCGCCGTTATGATTATATTATATGCTTGCGAGCTGTAGAAACTGTAGATTTCATGACAGCTCACTGGGCTCATTTGCCTTGGGATTTTTTAGGAAAAGTATCTAACCGGATTATTAATGAAGTTGAAGGCGTGTCACGTGTTACCTATGACATTTCAGGTAAGCCTCCTGCAACAATTGAGTGGGAATGA
- the guaB gene encoding IMP dehydrogenase yields the protein MSLSNLPLALTFDDVLLVPAHSTVLPKDVSLQTNVTREIPLNIPLLSAAMDTVTEGRLAITMAQEGGVGIIHKNMSIQAQAEEVRKVKKFESGMVKDPVSVTPHMTVQELLQVMAKHNFSGVPVVDGEYLIGIVTSRDIRFETNLSLPVSAVMTPKERLVTVKEGASREEIRSLLHKHRIEKLLVVNEAFNLRGLITVKDIQKAKENPFACKDSSEQLRVGAAVGVGEGTDERVEALIEAGVDVIVVDTAHGHSQGVLSRVKWIKTHFPDIQVIGGNIATADAALDLVKAGADAVKVGIGPGSICTTRIVTGVGVPQISAITNVAEALKGSVPIIADGGIRFSGDVCKALAAGADVVMLGSMFAGTEESPGEIELYQGRTYKNYRGMGSIGAMAQAQGSSDRYFQDTSLGAEKLVPEGIEGRVPYKGLAQNVIHQLMGGLRSCLGYTGCSDIATLHKKAQFVQVTNAGMRESHVHDVNITKQAPNYQVDN from the coding sequence ATGTCTCTATCCAATCTTCCACTAGCACTGACATTTGATGATGTCTTATTAGTTCCGGCTCATTCCACTGTTTTACCGAAAGATGTTAGCCTTCAAACCAATGTGACTCGGGAAATTCCGTTGAATATTCCCTTGCTTTCTGCTGCTATGGATACTGTAACAGAGGGAAGATTAGCCATTACCATGGCCCAGGAAGGGGGTGTTGGTATCATTCATAAAAACATGAGTATCCAGGCCCAGGCCGAGGAAGTGCGCAAGGTTAAAAAATTTGAAAGTGGGATGGTCAAAGACCCTGTTTCTGTGACACCTCATATGACCGTACAGGAACTTTTGCAGGTTATGGCAAAGCATAATTTTTCAGGCGTTCCTGTGGTTGATGGAGAATACTTAATCGGTATTGTTACCAGTCGCGACATTCGTTTTGAAACCAATTTATCTCTTCCTGTCTCTGCAGTCATGACGCCCAAAGAACGTTTGGTTACTGTCAAAGAAGGTGCCAGTCGTGAGGAAATACGAAGTCTTTTACATAAACACCGGATTGAAAAACTGCTCGTTGTCAATGAAGCATTTAACTTGCGCGGGCTCATTACTGTGAAGGATATCCAGAAAGCAAAAGAAAATCCATTTGCCTGTAAAGACAGCTCAGAGCAACTGAGGGTGGGTGCTGCTGTGGGAGTCGGCGAGGGTACCGATGAACGTGTCGAAGCCTTAATTGAAGCTGGTGTGGATGTCATTGTGGTGGATACGGCTCATGGTCATTCTCAAGGGGTTTTGAGTCGGGTGAAATGGATAAAAACACATTTTCCCGACATTCAGGTAATTGGTGGTAACATTGCCACCGCTGATGCAGCACTGGATTTGGTAAAGGCTGGTGCCGATGCTGTTAAAGTAGGAATTGGACCTGGTTCCATTTGTACGACACGTATTGTAACCGGTGTTGGTGTTCCCCAGATAAGTGCCATTACCAATGTCGCAGAGGCTTTAAAAGGAAGTGTCCCCATTATTGCTGATGGAGGCATTCGATTTTCCGGTGATGTCTGTAAGGCTCTGGCCGCCGGTGCTGATGTAGTCATGCTGGGGTCGATGTTTGCTGGAACAGAAGAATCTCCTGGAGAAATAGAACTTTATCAGGGCAGAACTTATAAGAATTATCGAGGGATGGGGTCGATTGGAGCAATGGCTCAAGCACAGGGTTCAAGTGACAGGTATTTTCAGGATACGTCTTTGGGTGCTGAGAAACTGGTACCGGAAGGTATTGAAGGTCGTGTTCCTTACAAGGGTCTGGCACAGAATGTAATTCATCAGTTAATGGGCGGATTACGTTCTTGTCTGGGTTATACTGGTTGCAGTGATATAGCAACCTTGCATAAAAAAGCCCAGTTTGTCCAGGTGACTAATGCAGGCATGCGTGAATCACATGTTCATGATGTCAATATCACCAAGCAGGCCCCTAATTACCAGGTTGATAATTAA
- the minD gene encoding septum site-determining protein MinD, translating to MAEIIVITSGKGGVGKTTSSAAISSGLAMRGHKTVVIDFDIGLRNLDIIMGCERRVVYDFINVVNGEATLNQALIKDKRIQNLYILPASQTRDKDALTLEGVEKILNDLSNEFEYIVCDSPAGIESGALMAMYFADRAIIVTNPEVSSVRDSDRILGILASKSKRAIENKEPIKESLLLTRYDPHRVEKGEMLSVDDVEEILAIELIGVIPESKAVLKASNTGTPVVLEAESDASLAYQDAIARFLGEERPMRYISNERKGILRRIFGKNKEDMPA from the coding sequence GTGGCTGAAATTATTGTAATAACGTCAGGTAAAGGTGGAGTAGGCAAAACCACGTCTTCAGCGGCCATTTCCTCTGGACTGGCCATGCGAGGCCATAAAACCGTTGTAATTGATTTTGATATTGGTCTGCGAAACCTCGATATTATTATGGGTTGTGAACGCAGGGTTGTTTATGATTTTATTAATGTTGTCAATGGAGAGGCCACATTAAATCAGGCTTTAATTAAAGATAAAAGAATTCAGAACCTATATATTCTTCCGGCTTCACAGACACGCGATAAGGATGCTCTGACACTTGAAGGTGTTGAAAAAATTCTGAATGATTTATCCAATGAATTTGAATACATTGTATGTGACTCACCAGCCGGTATAGAATCTGGTGCTCTTATGGCAATGTATTTTGCCGATCGTGCTATTATTGTCACTAATCCCGAAGTGTCTTCCGTAAGAGATTCCGACCGTATTCTGGGAATACTGGCAAGTAAATCAAAACGCGCTATTGAAAATAAAGAGCCAATCAAAGAATCTCTTTTGTTAACTCGCTATGATCCACACCGGGTTGAAAAAGGGGAAATGTTATCAGTTGATGATGTTGAAGAGATTCTTGCTATTGAATTGATAGGCGTTATTCCTGAATCCAAGGCAGTCTTAAAGGCCTCTAATACTGGTACACCTGTTGTTTTGGAAGCGGAAAGTGATGCAAGTCTTGCCTATCAGGATGCCATAGCACGTTTTTTAGGTGAAGAAAGACCTATGAGATACATAAGCAACGAGCGTAAAGGAATACTCCGTCGAATTTTCGGCAAAAATAAGGAGGATATGCCAGCATGA
- the minE gene encoding cell division topological specificity factor MinE: MSLFNYLRKKTSTASLAKERLQIIISHERSQRNTPDYLPKLKEEILSVIAKYVPISNDQVSVNLERMGDSAVLELNVTMPDETLEEV, from the coding sequence ATGAGCTTATTCAATTATCTGCGAAAAAAAACATCCACGGCCTCTTTAGCAAAAGAGAGATTACAAATTATTATTTCGCATGAACGCTCTCAGCGTAATACTCCAGATTACTTACCCAAACTAAAAGAAGAAATATTATCAGTAATTGCCAAATATGTACCAATCAGCAATGATCAAGTCAGTGTAAATCTAGAGAGGATGGGTGACAGTGCTGTGCTTGAACTTAACGTTACTATGCCTGATGAAACTTTAGAAGAAGTATAA
- a CDS encoding acyl-CoA dehydrogenase produces the protein MLQSIFMIAAIGFGVYLLYKRASLSVWAISFTLFSALILKYVEPGAITKLFLLASLTMLVFLNIKPLRRQLISQHLFKLISKSMPSMSSTEREALEAGTVSWEGEIFSGAPDFKTLRNSPTVQLSEEEQAFMDGPVNELCRMIDDWDITHNRTDMPEEVWAFIKEKGFLGMIIPKKYGGLEFSATAQMSILTKIYGRSITVATSISVPNSLGPAELLLKYGTEEQKSYYLPRLADGQEIPCFALTAPDAGSDAASIPDKGIVCRQEFNEEEVVGIKLSWNKRYITLCPIATVIGLAFRLYDPEHLLGNKVDIGISCALIPAHTPGVVKGRRHFPLNSAFLNGPTQGKDVFIPMDYLIGGAAMAGQGWRMLMECLSAGRAISLPSSALGGAQAAALTTGAYARVRKQFNQPIAKFEGIEEPLARIAGYTYLIDAALTMTAAAIDHGAKPSVAGAILKYHTTERARQIALDAMDVHGGKGICLGPNNYLGRGYQGAPISITVEGANILTRSLIIFGQGAIRCHPYIFKELESVRNHDLVSFDKTFFAHAGFVLSNLTKSIVFSITDARWSKTPASSVKRYYQLVHRYSANLAFLADFCMSVIGGDLKRKEKISARLGDMLSTLYLVSAVLKRFHEDHEPVSDLPLVQWCCQQMLYECEHAMSGVITNFNRKWAKIMLKVILLPFGRRRHKPEDKLGQKLAQIISEPNEVRNRLTRLVFKDSIENCPVGRLEAAFQLICSTVDLERKIIKAAKEGLLQTPSFLDQIKEARELDLISDEEADQLYKAEAARQQVIAVDDFASDELSRNVVKLATKSLEDNLLTEMV, from the coding sequence GTGTTACAAAGTATATTCATGATTGCTGCTATCGGGTTTGGAGTGTATTTATTATATAAACGGGCCTCTCTTTCAGTTTGGGCTATCAGTTTTACTCTATTTTCTGCACTGATCCTCAAATATGTAGAACCGGGTGCTATAACAAAGTTATTCTTGCTCGCGTCTCTCACTATGTTGGTGTTTCTTAATATAAAGCCATTGAGACGCCAGTTGATCTCTCAACATTTGTTTAAATTGATTTCGAAATCCATGCCGTCTATGTCTTCGACCGAAAGAGAAGCCTTAGAAGCAGGGACGGTAAGCTGGGAAGGCGAGATTTTTTCTGGTGCTCCGGATTTCAAGACACTGAGAAACTCACCGACTGTTCAATTAAGTGAAGAAGAACAGGCTTTTATGGATGGTCCAGTCAATGAATTATGCCGCATGATTGACGATTGGGATATTACCCATAATAGAACGGATATGCCGGAAGAAGTATGGGCATTTATTAAAGAAAAAGGTTTTTTGGGGATGATTATCCCCAAAAAATATGGCGGGCTTGAATTTTCTGCCACAGCCCAAATGTCAATACTGACAAAAATCTATGGCCGATCGATTACAGTGGCTACTTCCATATCTGTACCAAATTCATTAGGTCCAGCAGAGTTATTACTAAAATATGGCACAGAAGAACAAAAGAGCTATTATTTACCTCGTTTGGCCGATGGTCAGGAAATACCGTGTTTTGCATTAACTGCCCCAGATGCCGGCTCTGATGCGGCCTCTATTCCTGATAAAGGGATTGTTTGCCGGCAAGAATTTAATGAGGAAGAGGTTGTTGGCATAAAACTGAGCTGGAACAAGCGTTATATCACCTTATGTCCTATAGCCACAGTGATTGGTTTAGCATTCAGGCTGTATGATCCCGAGCATCTTTTGGGTAATAAAGTTGACATTGGAATAAGTTGCGCTTTAATTCCTGCTCATACTCCTGGTGTTGTTAAAGGCCGCCGCCATTTTCCTCTTAATTCTGCTTTTTTAAATGGACCGACACAAGGAAAAGATGTTTTTATTCCAATGGATTATTTGATTGGCGGTGCTGCAATGGCAGGACAGGGCTGGCGCATGCTGATGGAATGTCTTAGTGCAGGAAGAGCGATTTCTTTACCTTCAAGTGCTTTGGGAGGCGCTCAGGCGGCGGCATTAACGACAGGAGCTTATGCAAGGGTAAGAAAACAGTTCAACCAGCCCATTGCGAAATTTGAAGGGATTGAAGAACCTTTGGCACGTATTGCCGGATATACTTATTTGATCGATGCTGCATTAACCATGACGGCAGCAGCTATTGATCATGGCGCCAAACCATCCGTTGCAGGCGCAATTCTGAAATATCATACTACAGAACGGGCGCGACAAATTGCACTGGATGCCATGGATGTTCATGGAGGTAAGGGAATTTGTCTGGGTCCCAATAATTATTTGGGAAGGGGCTATCAAGGAGCACCCATTAGCATAACGGTAGAGGGAGCAAATATTTTAACACGAAGCTTGATTATTTTTGGCCAGGGTGCCATTCGATGCCACCCCTACATTTTCAAAGAGCTGGAAAGTGTCAGGAATCATGATTTGGTATCTTTTGATAAAACATTCTTTGCCCATGCCGGGTTTGTTCTGTCGAATTTAACCAAATCCATTGTTTTCTCCATAACCGATGCACGCTGGTCGAAAACACCAGCCAGTTCCGTCAAGCGTTATTATCAGTTGGTTCATCGTTACAGTGCTAACCTGGCTTTTCTGGCTGATTTCTGCATGTCTGTTATTGGCGGTGATCTTAAACGAAAAGAGAAAATATCGGCTCGATTAGGTGATATGTTGAGTACTCTTTATCTGGTTTCTGCTGTACTAAAGCGTTTTCATGAAGATCATGAGCCTGTTTCAGACTTACCATTGGTGCAATGGTGTTGCCAGCAAATGCTTTATGAATGTGAGCATGCCATGAGTGGTGTTATAACAAACTTCAATCGCAAATGGGCAAAAATTATGCTAAAAGTTATTCTTCTTCCTTTTGGTCGTCGTCGCCATAAGCCGGAAGATAAGTTAGGTCAAAAACTTGCACAAATAATTTCTGAACCCAATGAAGTTCGTAATCGTTTGACCCGTTTGGTTTTTAAAGATTCTATAGAGAATTGCCCTGTGGGTCGACTTGAAGCTGCCTTTCAATTAATTTGCTCCACTGTTGATCTGGAGAGAAAAATTATAAAAGCTGCCAAAGAGGGTTTATTACAAACTCCAAGTTTTTTGGATCAAATCAAAGAAGCCAGAGAGCTCGACCTTATTTCTGATGAAGAAGCGGACCAACTATATAAAGCAGAAGCAGCAAGACAGCAGGTTATTGCTGTGGATGATTTTGCCAGTGATGAATTAAGTCGAAATGTGGTAAAGCTTGCCACTAAATCCCTGGAGGATAATTTGTTAACAGAAATGGTATAA